A DNA window from Desulfomonile tiedjei contains the following coding sequences:
- a CDS encoding class I SAM-dependent methyltransferase — protein MLRKLIKRFFASRGYAIVKESEIQRLRAECLQLRQELAEVGALTEVADNSDRAAELVNNVVSRVLTKTHRSVFWGDRLLSLDKASGFYEDPDFKKAYEEIRGSHDYDQYSGPDGIAWRLHTLVWAAKCAAQVPGDFVECGVFKGDMSWVVAKSVRFAEMDRTFYLYDTFEGFSHKYSSKEDFPHNPGFFEFAQEAYSSGNLFEYVSERFAQFPNVRIVKGVLPDVLEEVSPLQIAYLHIDINSPAAEKAVLNSLFHRVVPGGVVVFDDYGWLEFFKQKQVDDEFMARQGYFILELPTGQGLVFKR, from the coding sequence ATGTTAAGAAAGTTGATAAAACGTTTTTTTGCGTCCCGGGGGTACGCCATTGTCAAGGAATCAGAAATCCAGCGGTTGCGTGCGGAATGTTTACAATTGAGACAAGAGCTTGCAGAGGTTGGGGCCTTGACAGAGGTCGCGGACAACTCGGATCGCGCAGCTGAACTGGTCAACAATGTTGTGTCCCGGGTGCTGACGAAAACGCACAGGAGCGTGTTTTGGGGAGACAGATTACTTTCCCTGGACAAGGCTTCAGGATTCTACGAGGACCCGGATTTCAAAAAGGCATATGAGGAGATACGCGGATCTCACGACTATGACCAATATTCGGGCCCCGATGGCATCGCCTGGCGCCTGCATACGCTGGTTTGGGCGGCCAAGTGCGCCGCACAGGTACCGGGGGATTTTGTCGAATGCGGAGTCTTCAAAGGCGACATGTCCTGGGTTGTTGCGAAGTCTGTGCGGTTTGCCGAGATGGACCGAACCTTTTATTTGTATGATACCTTCGAAGGGTTTTCCCACAAGTACTCCTCCAAGGAGGATTTTCCTCACAATCCGGGGTTCTTTGAATTTGCTCAAGAAGCTTACAGCAGCGGCAACTTGTTCGAATACGTTTCCGAAAGATTCGCACAATTTCCAAATGTCAGAATTGTAAAGGGTGTTTTGCCCGATGTGCTCGAAGAGGTCTCCCCTCTTCAGATCGCGTATCTTCATATTGATATCAACTCGCCGGCAGCGGAGAAAGCGGTTTTGAACAGCCTCTTCCACAGAGTTGTGCCCGGTGGAGTAGTAGTTTTCGATGACTATGGATGGCTGGAGTTCTTTAAGCAGAAACAGGTGGACGACGAATTCATGGCTCGTCAGGGTTATTTCATCCTGGAACTACCGACCGGCCAGGGACTGGTTTTCAAGAGATGA
- a CDS encoding methyltransferase domain-containing protein: protein MGLGPQILKTFLDLKNTKSFDNVKSVIEIGSTDVFCEQHESAVEDFLKAFGVNPDRHLVDTVARQGPARLLFETVGFKYCCIDFDGHHGALQMDLNWDSVPPDHFQKYDLVMNLGTTEHVMNQFNVFKVIHDLTKPGGYMLHELPFLGFPDHGLFIYSARFFWDLCRENNYGQVRMDIEANPVPYALPENIKASFVDPYSRVQDLKYHDAGILAVLKKAKDREFVCPVDMSDANYRPPASYGSGYGNFLEECSRLRLSDKLRIIRKILTA, encoded by the coding sequence ATGGGTTTGGGTCCACAAATTCTCAAGACATTTCTGGATTTGAAAAACACTAAATCCTTCGACAACGTGAAATCAGTGATCGAAATTGGGAGCACGGATGTCTTTTGCGAGCAGCATGAATCTGCCGTCGAGGATTTCCTGAAAGCCTTTGGCGTCAATCCTGACCGGCATCTTGTCGACACTGTAGCTCGGCAAGGCCCCGCGCGTCTGTTGTTTGAAACCGTAGGATTCAAGTACTGTTGCATAGATTTTGACGGACATCATGGCGCGCTTCAAATGGATCTAAATTGGGATTCCGTGCCTCCGGACCACTTTCAGAAATACGACTTGGTCATGAACCTTGGAACCACCGAGCATGTCATGAACCAGTTCAATGTGTTCAAGGTGATCCACGACCTAACGAAACCCGGTGGATATATGCTCCACGAACTTCCATTCCTCGGTTTTCCCGATCACGGCCTCTTTATTTATTCTGCTCGTTTCTTCTGGGATCTTTGCCGTGAGAACAACTATGGCCAAGTCCGCATGGATATCGAAGCCAATCCTGTGCCGTACGCGCTGCCGGAAAACATCAAGGCCTCATTTGTCGATCCTTATTCACGCGTGCAGGACCTGAAATATCACGACGCAGGGATTCTGGCAGTATTGAAGAAGGCGAAGGACAGGGAGTTTGTCTGCCCGGTAGACATGTCTGACGCGAACTATCGCCCTCCGGCAAGTTATGGGTCGGGTTACGGTAACTTCCTCGAGGAATGTAGTCGACTGCGGCTGAGTGACAAGCTGAGGATCATCCGAAAGATCCTAACGGCTTAG
- a CDS encoding radical SAM protein: MAVIALVCMYDHRALGVRSISNALQAAGHQAIVVHFKLPATGFTPRYSEHATHYESISTTEFGTHFGIRTYNFDTNPWTHAEITLARDLLRTIRPDIIGLSTRSCYEEQLSEIISILDVPGSLKVAGGFGATFNPDLYLEHFDCVCVGPGEIALRNMADRIDRQDKPFTGIENLIYRENGAVVRNPLQFHGKEDFLYNFATLSVRHFVVEGGHVFSADPFLQKKHIPSHSDMASYHTMVGIGCVNNCHFCCAGKMARLSSGRNRWMRPIENVIEELKFAKGYGFQKVVFLDSFLMAPRNYLIDFFSKYEKEIRLPFFAQLYPIQILSHPDILDAAVHAGMDYTAVGLQSGSDRVNKNVFNRHTTLQKIVEFAALFEKYPSVMIQYHLITHNPFVDANAFEETLDTIGKLPKKRAELVLIRLQPFPGTAIADMVRKLPEGTGLLKDDFDRRALLYTLRFLMGEDEFKPVFTNETRYDFEKLLELVATNISRSPVAACTKAGPEASEGSKTGSLGSNSDESFTRRNAMPSDHREPIQQRRPEECLTRARRFTLAVLNLIESFGDFLVRGARWSKRRL; this comes from the coding sequence ATGGCTGTTATAGCACTAGTGTGTATGTATGATCACAGAGCGCTGGGCGTCAGAAGTATTTCAAATGCATTGCAGGCAGCCGGACATCAAGCGATAGTTGTTCATTTCAAGCTTCCCGCTACGGGTTTTACGCCCCGATACTCGGAACATGCGACCCATTATGAATCAATCTCTACAACGGAATTCGGAACCCATTTCGGGATTCGAACCTATAATTTTGACACAAACCCGTGGACCCATGCGGAGATCACCCTTGCCAGAGACCTCCTTAGGACCATCAGACCGGACATAATAGGATTGTCAACCAGGAGTTGTTATGAAGAACAGCTCTCTGAAATTATTAGTATTCTGGATGTCCCAGGCTCGCTAAAAGTGGCAGGAGGATTTGGTGCCACCTTTAACCCTGATCTATATCTGGAACACTTTGACTGCGTTTGCGTGGGACCGGGTGAGATAGCCCTCAGGAACATGGCCGACCGCATTGATCGTCAGGACAAACCTTTCACCGGGATCGAAAACCTCATTTACAGAGAAAACGGGGCAGTGGTTCGGAACCCCCTGCAATTTCATGGGAAGGAGGATTTCCTCTACAATTTCGCTACACTTTCGGTGAGGCACTTCGTTGTTGAGGGCGGACATGTCTTCTCAGCCGATCCTTTTCTGCAGAAAAAGCATATCCCATCCCATAGCGACATGGCCAGCTACCATACCATGGTAGGAATTGGCTGTGTAAACAACTGCCACTTCTGTTGTGCGGGGAAAATGGCACGGCTGTCTTCGGGAAGAAACAGATGGATGAGGCCCATTGAAAATGTGATCGAAGAACTCAAGTTCGCCAAGGGGTATGGATTCCAGAAGGTAGTGTTTTTGGACTCGTTTTTGATGGCCCCAAGAAACTACCTTATTGATTTCTTCAGTAAGTACGAGAAAGAAATTCGTCTTCCCTTCTTTGCGCAGCTTTACCCAATTCAGATTCTGTCTCATCCAGACATCCTGGATGCAGCCGTTCATGCAGGCATGGATTACACGGCGGTCGGCCTCCAGTCAGGTAGCGATCGTGTCAACAAGAATGTCTTCAATCGCCACACGACCCTGCAAAAGATTGTGGAGTTCGCCGCTCTCTTCGAGAAGTATCCCTCGGTTATGATTCAATACCACCTCATTACTCACAATCCCTTTGTCGACGCAAATGCCTTCGAAGAGACCCTTGACACTATCGGGAAATTGCCCAAAAAAAGGGCCGAGTTAGTGCTAATAAGACTTCAACCGTTTCCAGGGACCGCCATAGCAGACATGGTGCGGAAACTGCCAGAAGGTACCGGGTTACTTAAAGATGATTTTGACAGGAGAGCATTGTTATATACGCTTCGATTCCTTATGGGCGAGGACGAATTCAAACCCGTTTTTACCAATGAAACCCGTTATGACTTTGAAAAACTTCTGGAGCTCGTGGCGACCAATATATCTCGCTCACCTGTGGCCGCCTGTACGAAGGCAGGACCAGAAGCCTCGGAGGGGTCAAAAACGGGGTCCCTGGGCAGTAACAGCGATGAGTCGTTTACCCGAAGGAATGCCATGCCAAGTGATCATCGAGAACCGATTCAGCAAAGGAGACCTGAAGAATGTTTGACAAGGGCCAGAAGATTCACTCTGGCTGTCCTGAACTTGATAGAGTCCTTCGGCGATTTTTTGGTGAGGGGGGCCAGATGGTCCAAGCGGAGACTCTAG
- a CDS encoding glycosyltransferase family 2 protein, translated as MTRCTASPEAAWRTMFSSRPISSESLSNLGRLSNIDSPVAVIVVNYNSGPYLERCLAALAMQSEVNFCAIIVDNASQDGSASCCQELDERFALLQLEKNIGFAAANNLAAGCVSTDWVATLNPDAIPAGDWLKRLLEATERHPGVAMFGSTQVNESNHSILEGAGDVYSCTGLMWRGQYGHPVSELPEEGFVFSPCAAAALYRADVFRQVGGFDENFFCYCEDVDLGFRMRLLGHECVQVKDSVVFHVGSQSAGKKSAFSTYYGFRNRLWTFVKNVPDVLICFLLLPHVLVTVLLLFREVMSGQARAAWAGLADGITALGPVMKSRRETQNSKKASTLAIAKAMTWSPLKMLHRSSDVRASTCEASRPETR; from the coding sequence ATGACCCGCTGTACGGCCTCGCCGGAAGCCGCATGGCGGACCATGTTTTCAAGCCGGCCAATTTCAAGTGAGAGCCTCTCCAACCTTGGGCGGCTGTCGAATATTGATTCCCCTGTGGCTGTAATAGTGGTCAACTACAATAGTGGGCCGTATCTGGAACGTTGCCTTGCTGCCCTGGCCATGCAAAGCGAAGTGAATTTTTGCGCCATAATCGTGGACAACGCCTCTCAGGACGGGTCAGCGTCTTGCTGTCAGGAACTCGACGAGAGATTTGCGTTACTTCAGCTGGAGAAGAACATCGGCTTCGCCGCGGCTAACAATCTGGCCGCCGGGTGCGTGTCAACAGACTGGGTTGCGACCCTGAACCCCGACGCAATTCCCGCCGGTGATTGGCTCAAGCGGTTGCTCGAAGCCACGGAGAGACATCCCGGTGTAGCTATGTTCGGATCCACACAGGTCAATGAGTCCAATCATTCGATTCTGGAAGGAGCGGGAGATGTATACTCATGTACAGGTCTGATGTGGCGCGGACAATATGGACATCCGGTATCGGAACTCCCCGAAGAAGGCTTTGTTTTTTCTCCGTGCGCTGCGGCCGCGCTTTACCGGGCTGATGTCTTCAGGCAGGTAGGCGGATTCGACGAGAATTTCTTCTGCTATTGCGAGGACGTTGATTTGGGGTTCAGGATGAGGCTGCTCGGCCATGAATGCGTGCAGGTCAAGGATTCGGTGGTTTTCCACGTAGGATCTCAGAGCGCGGGCAAAAAAAGCGCTTTCAGCACGTACTACGGCTTTCGCAATCGGCTTTGGACATTTGTCAAAAACGTGCCGGACGTGTTGATCTGTTTTTTGCTCTTACCCCATGTGCTCGTCACAGTCCTGCTGCTGTTTCGAGAGGTCATGAGCGGGCAGGCAAGGGCTGCGTGGGCAGGGCTGGCGGATGGGATCACGGCCCTCGGGCCCGTTATGAAGTCCCGCCGGGAGACCCAGAACTCCAAGAAAGCCTCCACTCTTGCCATTGCAAAAGCAATGACGTGGTCACCTCTGAAAATGCTACATCGTTCCTCTGATGTCAGGGCATCAACGTGCGAGGCGAGCAGACCTGAGACTCGATAA
- a CDS encoding ABC transporter ATP-binding protein: MNNTSQSDDNVMINVENIGVRFDLRPPRTLKGEIIRLFKGSWNSRRSTSHLWAVRDVSFTVKEGDCLGIIGPNGSGKTTLLRLISGVYPPTTGRIQTTGSMFPLLQMGLAFNPEYTGEENVYLSMAFFGLGKREVRPLIDHIFSFCEMEDFRHQPVKTFSLGMWARLAFTISMCIESDILILDEVFAPGDAYWTQKGLKRLESRMGSSKVLIMVSHSMDHIRAYCNRCIWLDHGRIASIGGLEVVDEYLESASKRQT; encoded by the coding sequence ATGAATAATACGAGTCAATCCGACGACAACGTTATGATTAACGTGGAGAACATCGGCGTACGGTTCGACCTTAGACCGCCACGAACCCTCAAAGGTGAGATTATCCGCCTGTTCAAGGGGTCTTGGAATTCCAGGCGGAGCACATCTCATCTCTGGGCGGTTCGAGATGTCTCTTTCACAGTCAAAGAGGGTGACTGTCTCGGCATAATCGGCCCAAACGGCTCCGGCAAAACCACCTTGCTCAGACTCATTTCAGGGGTCTATCCTCCGACGACAGGAAGGATTCAAACCACCGGGAGCATGTTTCCTCTGCTTCAAATGGGCTTAGCATTCAACCCGGAGTACACGGGGGAGGAAAACGTTTATTTGTCCATGGCATTCTTCGGCCTGGGAAAACGCGAAGTTCGGCCGTTAATAGACCATATTTTCAGCTTTTGCGAAATGGAAGACTTTAGACATCAGCCGGTCAAGACCTTCTCCCTGGGAATGTGGGCCCGTTTGGCGTTTACGATAAGTATGTGCATTGAATCCGACATCTTGATCTTGGACGAGGTCTTTGCGCCTGGCGATGCCTACTGGACTCAGAAAGGCCTCAAGAGGCTCGAGAGCCGGATGGGGTCATCCAAAGTGTTAATTATGGTGTCGCATTCCATGGATCATATAAGAGCGTATTGCAATCGTTGCATTTGGCTGGATCACGGGCGGATTGCCAGCATCGGTGGGCTGGAGGTCGTTGACGAATATCTTGAAAGCGCAAGCAAACGACAAACTTGA